The Candidatus Binatia bacterium genome has a window encoding:
- a CDS encoding DnaJ C-terminal domain-containing protein gives MNFKDYYSILGVPKNAAEKDIKSAYRKLARKWHPDANLKSPKEAEEKFKEISEAYEVLGDPEKRKKYDVLGPNWQQAAHQAEQQRRYRSHDGQEFEFDFGGQGAPSGFSDFFDVFFSGVGRRQTAQGPGIARRGQDLETTIELDLRDVYDGGTKSVSLQIEDLCPHCHGTGTERGRLCPKCHGTGRVLLNKRFEVSIPKGIGDGQRIRLAGQGGAGVNGGPNGDLHLVVQVHEDPTYRRKGDDLYVDLPVSIYDLILGGEVNVPTLSGQVEMTIPAGTQNNRLLRLSGRGMPHVKGKGSGDEYVRLIGRLPENLSDKEKKLFKELATLHNGK, from the coding sequence ATGAACTTTAAAGACTACTATTCGATTCTCGGCGTTCCAAAGAACGCGGCCGAAAAAGACATCAAGTCGGCGTACCGCAAACTCGCGCGCAAGTGGCACCCCGACGCCAATCTGAAAAGCCCGAAAGAGGCCGAGGAGAAGTTCAAAGAGATCTCCGAGGCCTACGAGGTTCTCGGCGACCCCGAGAAGCGCAAGAAGTATGACGTTCTCGGTCCGAACTGGCAGCAGGCCGCGCATCAAGCAGAGCAGCAGCGCCGCTACCGCTCGCACGACGGGCAGGAGTTCGAGTTCGATTTCGGCGGGCAGGGAGCGCCGAGCGGCTTCTCCGATTTCTTCGACGTCTTCTTCTCCGGGGTCGGGCGCCGGCAGACCGCGCAAGGCCCCGGCATCGCACGGCGCGGTCAGGATCTCGAGACGACGATCGAGCTCGACCTTCGCGACGTCTACGACGGCGGAACGAAGAGCGTCTCGCTGCAGATCGAAGACCTTTGCCCCCACTGCCACGGCACCGGCACCGAGCGCGGGCGTCTCTGCCCGAAGTGTCATGGCACCGGGCGCGTGCTGCTGAACAAACGATTCGAAGTCTCGATTCCGAAAGGCATCGGCGACGGACAGCGCATCCGTCTCGCCGGCCAGGGCGGCGCCGGCGTCAACGGCGGGCCGAACGGCGATCTCCATCTCGTCGTGCAGGTGCACGAAGACCCGACGTATCGCCGCAAAGGCGACGATCTTTACGTGGATTTGCCGGTCAGCATCTACGACCTCATTCTCGGCGGCGAGGTCAACGTGCCGACGCTCAGCGGCCAAGTGGAAATGACGATCCCCGCCGGCACGCAGAACAATCGGCTGCTTCGCCTCTCGGGCCGCGGCATGCCGCACGTGAAGGGCAAGGGCAGCGGGGACGAATACGTCCGCCTGATCGGCCGCCTTCCCGAAAACCTCAGCGATAAGGAAAAGAAGCTCTTTAAGGAGCTGGCCACGCTCCATAACGGAAAATAG
- a CDS encoding nucleotide exchange factor GrpE — protein MSDDPSVLRTEAGEATIDDTAAATPSLEERLAAAAARADENYEKFLLAVADFDNYKKRIQRDMDSIVSSRRRMLLERLLPVLDNLQRAVESNASGDTLRGGVEQTLRGFEAVLAGEGVRAIEVRGEPFDPRVAEAVGTQQEDGVAEDTVVAVTEKGYTLGDDLLRPAKVIVAKRPDDEL, from the coding sequence ATGTCCGACGATCCATCGGTCCTGAGGACCGAGGCCGGAGAGGCCACGATTGACGATACGGCTGCGGCGACGCCCTCGCTCGAGGAGCGTCTCGCCGCGGCCGCCGCGCGCGCCGATGAGAACTACGAGAAGTTCTTGCTCGCCGTCGCGGACTTCGACAACTACAAGAAGCGAATCCAGCGCGACATGGATTCCATCGTTTCGTCGCGCCGCCGGATGCTGCTCGAGCGACTGTTGCCGGTGCTCGACAACCTCCAGCGCGCGGTTGAATCGAACGCCAGCGGCGATACGCTGCGCGGCGGCGTCGAACAGACGCTGCGCGGCTTCGAAGCCGTGCTCGCGGGCGAAGGCGTGCGGGCGATCGAGGTGCGCGGCGAACCGTTCGACCCGCGCGTCGCCGAAGCGGTCGGAACGCAGCAGGAAGACGGCGTCGCCGAAGATACGGTCGTCGCGGTAACCGAAAAGGGCTACACGCTCGGCGACGATCTGCTCCGGCCGGCGAAGGTCATCGTCGCCAAACGTCCCGACGATGAACTTTAA
- a CDS encoding VOC family protein, protein MIKEIAFTAYTAKDVAALRKWYEDKLGLKFAGAYEEDGVEKYNEAKVGDGYFSVMAHEWIDRAPGSASGIVFEVDDIDASVADLRGKGVEVEDVYTTPVCKLTSLQDAEGNKVTLHQSTVPH, encoded by the coding sequence GTGATCAAAGAGATTGCTTTTACGGCGTACACGGCGAAGGACGTCGCCGCACTGCGCAAATGGTACGAGGATAAGCTCGGTCTCAAGTTCGCAGGCGCGTATGAAGAGGACGGCGTCGAGAAATACAACGAGGCGAAAGTCGGCGACGGTTACTTCAGCGTGATGGCGCACGAGTGGATCGACCGGGCGCCGGGCAGCGCGTCGGGCATCGTCTTCGAAGTGGACGACATCGATGCGTCGGTGGCGGATCTGCGCGGCAAGGGCGTCGAGGTCGAAGACGTCTACACGACCCCGGTCTGCAAGCTGACGTCGCTTCAGGACGCGGAGGGGAACAAAGTCACGCTCCATCAGAGCACGGTTCCGCACTAA
- a CDS encoding succinyl-CoA--3-ketoacid-CoA transferase: RECTLPLTGKRVVQRIITDMGTMDVGPDGLILRELAPGVSVEEIRAATEPPLHVPVEPMVMDIPASS; encoded by the coding sequence CCGCGAATGCACGCTGCCGCTCACCGGAAAGCGCGTCGTGCAGCGCATCATCACCGACATGGGCACGATGGACGTGGGGCCCGACGGTTTGATTCTGCGCGAGCTCGCGCCGGGCGTGAGCGTTGAAGAGATCCGGGCTGCGACGGAGCCGCCGCTGCACGTGCCGGTCGAGCCGATGGTCATGGATATCCCCGCCTCCTCGTAA
- a CDS encoding ABC transporter ATP-binding protein, translating to MMAGHGLMWSNIYQPEKPKVSRRVDWKRLGALFAPYWWQQATVLACIVVVSALGLVPGFVVAHIIDETIPHRNLGELAADVGIILASALISAAIGVLQGFLNSVVGEGIMRDIRTSLVAHLHRMPLHFFTGTKTGEIMNRVSNDVDNVDNVVTGTLTSIVTNVVLIVTTLVAMFFWNWRLALISIAIVPLMVFPLGPVGRRMYQIRKQTREKRDEIESITQETLSISGITLIKSFAREAYERSRFYDVGTRLMQLEIDLAMVGRWFIASVMAMVVVGPALVWFGGGWLAISGSLKVGVIVAFVSFIQGRLYGPAAALAGIQVQIVSALAVFERIFDYLDMKPEEYDPPGAVALPAVNGEIRFENVAFSYEGAREVLKGVSFHVRPGEVAAFVGPSGAGKTTITALVPRFYDPQSGRVSIDGHDLRAVTLDSLRRNIGIVTQETYLFHDTIANNLRYGKPDATDAELEAAASAANIADFIASLPAGYQTVVGERGHKLSGGERQRLAIARVLLKDPRILILDEATSSLDYENEAAIQKALEVAMRGRTSLVIAHRLSTVLAADVIFVVDDGRIVEQGRHATLLARGGLYSRLYRTQFRDHGADFIPALT from the coding sequence ATGATGGCCGGCCACGGGCTGATGTGGTCGAACATCTATCAGCCCGAGAAGCCGAAAGTGAGCCGGCGCGTCGACTGGAAACGGTTGGGCGCGCTCTTCGCTCCTTATTGGTGGCAACAAGCGACGGTGCTGGCGTGCATCGTCGTCGTCTCCGCGCTCGGGCTCGTGCCGGGCTTCGTCGTCGCGCACATCATCGACGAGACGATCCCGCACCGTAACCTCGGCGAGTTGGCGGCCGACGTCGGAATCATTCTGGCGTCGGCGCTGATCTCTGCAGCGATCGGCGTGCTTCAGGGATTTCTCAACTCGGTCGTCGGCGAAGGGATCATGCGCGACATCCGGACGAGTCTCGTCGCCCATCTCCACCGGATGCCGCTCCACTTCTTCACCGGCACGAAGACCGGCGAGATCATGAATCGCGTCAGCAACGACGTAGACAACGTCGACAATGTCGTTACTGGAACGCTGACGTCTATCGTGACGAACGTCGTGCTAATCGTTACGACGTTGGTCGCAATGTTCTTCTGGAACTGGCGCCTCGCGTTGATCTCGATCGCGATCGTTCCGCTCATGGTCTTCCCGCTCGGGCCGGTTGGGCGGCGCATGTATCAGATCCGCAAGCAGACGCGCGAGAAGCGCGACGAGATCGAATCCATCACGCAGGAGACGCTCTCGATCTCGGGCATCACGCTGATCAAATCGTTCGCGCGCGAAGCCTACGAGCGTTCGCGCTTCTACGACGTCGGAACGCGACTGATGCAACTGGAGATAGATCTGGCGATGGTCGGCCGCTGGTTCATCGCGTCGGTGATGGCGATGGTCGTGGTCGGGCCCGCGCTGGTCTGGTTCGGCGGCGGCTGGCTCGCAATCTCGGGAAGCCTGAAGGTCGGCGTCATCGTCGCATTCGTCTCCTTCATTCAGGGCCGGCTCTACGGCCCGGCCGCCGCGCTCGCCGGCATTCAAGTGCAGATCGTCAGCGCGCTCGCGGTCTTCGAGCGCATCTTCGACTACCTCGATATGAAGCCCGAAGAGTACGATCCGCCCGGCGCCGTCGCGTTACCGGCCGTCAACGGCGAGATCCGCTTCGAGAACGTCGCCTTCTCCTACGAAGGCGCTCGCGAAGTGCTCAAGGGCGTCTCGTTTCACGTCCGGCCCGGCGAAGTCGCCGCGTTCGTCGGACCGTCGGGCGCGGGCAAGACGACGATCACCGCCCTCGTTCCGCGCTTTTACGATCCGCAGAGCGGGCGCGTCTCAATAGACGGCCACGATCTCCGCGCCGTCACGCTCGATTCGCTGCGACGCAACATCGGCATCGTCACGCAAGAGACGTACCTCTTCCACGACACCATTGCGAACAATCTGCGTTACGGCAAGCCCGACGCGACCGACGCCGAACTCGAGGCGGCCGCGAGCGCGGCGAACATCGCCGATTTCATCGCTTCTCTGCCGGCCGGCTATCAAACCGTCGTCGGCGAGCGCGGGCACAAGCTCTCGGGCGGCGAGCGCCAGCGCCTCGCGATCGCCCGCGTGCTGCTCAAAGACCCACGCATCCTCATTCTCGACGAGGCGACGAGCTCGCTCGACTACGAGAACGAGGCCGCGATTCAGAAGGCACTCGAGGTTGCGATGCGCGGACGCACGAGCCTCGTCATCGCGCACCGCCTTTCGACGGTGCTCGCCGCCGACGTCATTTTCGTCGTCGACGACGGGCGCATCGTAGAGCAAGGCCGCCACGCGACTCTCCTCGCGCGCGGCGGCCTCTACTCACGACTCTATCGCACCCAGTTCCGCGATCACGGAGCCGACTTCATTCCCGCCTTGACCTGA